One genomic segment of Bacteroidales bacterium includes these proteins:
- a CDS encoding IS66 family transposase, protein MSELQRMIFGSRSERFVPVTDGQIDLFTGTALSEQAKVQKQEISYTRTVGTKKKQKPIRTEIPSHLPRVEEVIEPSEIEPGSKKIGEEITEILEYNPANIYVRRIIRPKYAKPKNTGVVIAPMPSLPIPRSNAGAGMLAQIAVSKFIDHLPFYRQIQIFKRQRLNISPSTIGGWFNATCTLLEPLYDTLERHVLHNSEYLQADESPIGVQDSHKKGSLHQGYMWLFRNPENSLVLFVYNKGRSREAPEKVLENFTGTLQTDGYKVYQALNTKGDITLLGCMAHARRYFEKALDNDKSRSEHVLKQIQRLYAIERNAKEREINHNMLKRYRQIYALPVINEIEIRLKEMSFEVLPKSAIGKAIAYTLNIYPNLKRYIEDGKYEIDNNNIENAVRPLALGRKNYLFAGSHQSAQHAAMMYSFFASCKANNVNPFIWLNDILNRLPEYKANKIEELLPHNWM, encoded by the coding sequence TTGTCCGAACTTCAAAGAATGATCTTTGGCAGTAGAAGTGAGCGCTTTGTACCTGTGACTGATGGTCAAATAGATTTATTTACCGGAACAGCTTTAAGTGAACAAGCAAAAGTACAGAAACAGGAGATTAGTTACACCCGAACTGTTGGTACAAAGAAAAAGCAAAAACCCATCCGTACAGAAATACCTTCACACTTACCACGAGTAGAAGAAGTTATTGAACCTTCAGAAATAGAGCCTGGTTCAAAAAAAATAGGAGAAGAAATCACTGAGATCTTAGAGTATAATCCTGCTAATATTTATGTTCGTAGGATAATACGTCCGAAATATGCAAAGCCAAAAAATACTGGAGTCGTTATTGCACCCATGCCATCTTTACCAATACCAAGATCAAATGCAGGAGCAGGAATGTTAGCACAAATAGCGGTATCAAAATTTATAGATCACTTACCCTTTTATAGGCAAATACAGATATTTAAGCGACAAAGACTAAATATTAGTCCATCAACCATTGGAGGTTGGTTTAATGCCACATGCACTTTACTGGAACCCCTTTATGATACTCTTGAAAGACATGTATTACACAATAGCGAATACTTACAAGCAGATGAGTCTCCTATAGGAGTACAAGACTCTCATAAAAAGGGATCATTGCACCAGGGTTATATGTGGCTGTTTAGGAATCCGGAAAATAGTTTGGTTCTATTTGTTTATAATAAGGGGCGGAGCCGGGAAGCACCTGAAAAAGTATTAGAGAATTTTACAGGAACGCTTCAAACAGATGGATACAAAGTATATCAGGCATTAAACACTAAAGGAGATATTACCCTTTTGGGATGTATGGCGCATGCAAGACGCTATTTTGAAAAAGCATTGGATAATGACAAATCCAGATCAGAGCATGTACTTAAGCAAATACAAAGACTATATGCTATAGAGCGAAATGCAAAAGAAAGAGAGATTAACCACAATATGCTAAAGAGATATCGTCAGATATACGCTCTTCCTGTTATCAATGAAATAGAGATCCGACTGAAAGAAATGAGCTTTGAGGTTCTTCCTAAAAGTGCTATTGGAAAAGCCATTGCGTATACTTTGAATATTTATCCAAACTTAAAAAGATATATTGAAGATGGAAAATATGAGATTGACAACAACAATATTGAAAATGCTGTCAGACCTTTAGCGCTGGGTAGAAAAAACTATTTGTTTGCCGGCTCTCACCAATCTGCTCAACATGCGGCAATGATGTATTCTTTCTTCGCTTCCTGTAAAGCAAATAATGTTAACCCTTTTATTTGGCTCAATGATATCTTGAATCGATTGCCAGAATATAAAGCAAATAAAATTGAGGAGCTTCTTCCTCATAATTGGATGTAG